The nucleotide window AACCCATACCTCTGGAAATTCCTTGTATTTTTATTTTTTCTCCAATTTGAAATAATTCAGAAAATTTAACAAAATTTCCTGTAGAATACTCAGTTTTTCCATCTCATGCTAATTCCATAATTTTTCTTCTCATAGCAACTCCTTTTTTTAAAAATTGCCCCTTAACTGGTTTAGTTAATTTTTTTTCATGACATTCTTCTCCAACTCCAACAACTAAAGCGTTATAACCATTCTTTTCTTCTGTTTTGCAAGACAAAACTTGAACAGGTATTAATTTAAGTAAAGTAACAGAAATTAATTCCCCAGCCTCAGAAAATATACTACTCATTCCTATTTTTTGGCAAACAATTTCTCTAGACACTTTTTACATCATTATTGAAAGTCTTAAATCTAAAGAAGCTGGCAAGCTCATCTTCTCAAAATAAGCACATAATCTACTGTCATATCCAGAAATAAGAATTAATCTTCTG belongs to Mycoplasma parvum str. Indiana and includes:
- the rplC gene encoding 50S ribosomal protein L3 — translated: MSREIVCQKIGMSSIFSEAGELISVTLLKLIPVQVLSCKTEEKNGYNALVVGVGEECHEKKLTKPVKGQFLKKGVAMRRKIMELAWDGKTEYSTGNFVKFSELFQIGEKIKIQGISRGMGFTGAIKRWNFATGPKTHGAGYPHRFQGSLETGRGGRSPQKVWKGKKMSGRSGGENCTILNLKIIHIDSEKEIVAVKGAIPGRKKRLVRVKSLHKAKTIVPCQLLKKAN